One part of the Vitis riparia cultivar Riparia Gloire de Montpellier isolate 1030 chromosome 6, EGFV_Vit.rip_1.0, whole genome shotgun sequence genome encodes these proteins:
- the LOC117915909 gene encoding uncharacterized protein LOC117915909 codes for MAIEKNHFKASRFDSEFSMGSRDSASSEEDELQRRSSAIESDEDDEFDDADSGAGSDDDFDLLELGETGAEFCQIGNQTCSIPFELYDLPGLEEVLSMDVWNECLSEEDRFNLAKYLPDIDQETFVRTLKELFTGCNFHFGSPITKLFDMLKGGLCEPRVALYRQGLNFFQKRQHYYLLQRHQNNMVGSLHHIRDAWLNCRGYSIEERLRVLNIMRSQKSLQCEKMEDMGMETDSSERESGEGLWSKRLKDRKLGQKMGLHTTYGAGPMTDLPSRGRPVAVEPAKYGKQNPKGTLRFPGSKTPSMKELLGHSPSVHHGLETKPGSYGSIVALSRQNKATGYDPAAALRIREHMRDDDDADETMYEVAVHRDRNVSRGGVKLGKKLEFLRGDEFGTDSFEGFPLPLKNDLHAYGKNRNVKQMSDIKGLATKSSSARTSNNYGKRIKYHESVQQSEVEDQMKSAKGRASYLSLKEHRVDLADRAEPFWHNRTQVEAFSVDPSFKYDDWNARSKKWKTGRESPDVKIKSYRTASPQMSDRLFHSEYRTKPSEEKIRGSSSQNGGSNVAALKGVRMFVKSEETESDSSEQVDEEADNDPLMRSKLAYPTGVLEGSRTSFVKSGLDPKKVKFINKNKKESTRALDGIIRSTKKMGDFGEHLRISEVESYSSKVKQKGKMRDTSHLHSSEARLEDSYFSGSGQLNDDDDRKQTHKLGKSGHIRAETGERLHMSSSKAYSAERRQKLEVDYEYPAFRSNYLHVDERDDPLETRLLADDGGFASRLGRKNIEAFGSDNHERFDSPSLGYNSASKKRKGKEGVAKVDGADEYDYLHSNPQQQIDESTYFRKRGKRKLEDDGGSLDMGTSETPITEMGATDLELDTKPQKKPFTLITPTVHTGFSFSIVHLLSAVRMAMITPLPEDSLEVGRQKPSGEQSGKQDALNGIHSHENVDINNPEHSGQLSLPSLTVQEIVNRVRSNPGDPCILETQEPLQDLVRGVLKIFSSKTAPLGAKGWKALVFYEKSTKSWSWIGPVSQSSLDHETIEEVTSPEAWGLPHKMLVKLVDSFANWLKSGQETLQQIGSLPPPPVSLMQFNLDEKERFRDLRAQKSLTTISPSSEEVRAYFRKEEVLRYSVPDRAFSYTAADGRKSIVAPLRRCGGKPTSKARDHFLLKRDRPPHVTILCLVRDAAARLPGSIGTRADVCTLIRDSQYIVEDVPDSQVNQIVSGALDRLHYERDPCVQFDGERKLWVYLHREREEEDFEDDGTSSTKKWKRQKKDTGEQFDQGTVTVAYHGAGEQTGFDLSSDLNVEPSSIDDDKRVDPVYDNVRQNVEDNVETDHGAEQGNLHEGQPVVWEAIALNPMRENKLLCQENSTNEDFDDETFGRERTVGLLSASLL; via the coding sequence ATGGCTATTGAGAAGAATCATTTTAAGGCTTCGAGGTTTGATTCCGAGTTCTCAATGGGTAGTAGGGATAGTGCCTCGAGTGAGGAGGATGAGCTTCAGCGGCGAAGCTCTGCTATAGAAtctgatgaagatgatgaatttgatgatgCGGACTCAGGAGCAGGTTCAGACGACGACTTTGATTTGTTGGAATTGGGGGAAACTGGGGCAGAGTTTTGTCAAATTGGGAATCAGACATGTAGCATTCCTTTTGAGTTATATGATCTTCCGGGTTTGGAGGAGGTTTTATCCATGGATGTTTGGAATGAGTGTTTGAGTGAGGAGGACAGGTTTAACCTAGCAAAGTATCTACCCGATATTGACCAGGAAACATTCGTGCGAACTTTGAAAGAGCTTTTTACGGgttgtaattttcattttggAAGCCCCATTACCAAGTTGTTTGATATGTTAAAAGGAGGTCTGTGTGAACCTAGAGTTGCTCTCTATCGTCAGGGTTTGAATTTCTTTCAGAAGCGCCAACACTATTATCTTTTGCAGAGGCATCAGAACAATATGGTCGGTAGTCTTCATCATATAAGGGATGCTTGGCTTAATTGTAGGGGTTATAGTATTGAAGAGAGGCTTCGGGTTCTTAACATAATGAGAAGTCAAAAGAGTTTACAGTGTGAGAAGATGGAAGACATGGGGATGGAGACTGATTCCTCAGAAAGAGAATCTGGTGAAGGCTTATGGAGCAAAAGGCTGAAGGATAGGAAACTTGGGCAGAAAATGGGCCTCCATACTACATATGGGGCAGGTCCAATGACAGATTTACCTTCTCGAGGGAGGCCAGTGGCTGTGGAACCAGCTAAATATGGGAAGCAGAACCCAAAAGGGACATTGAGGTTCCCTGGATCAAAGACCCCTTCAATGAAAGAATTGTTGGGCCACTCTCCTTCTGTTCACCATGGTTTGGAAACAAAACCTGGTTCATATGGTTCAATCGTAGCTCTTTCTCGGCAGAATAAGGCAACAGGGTATGATCCAGCAGCAGCACTCCGGATAAGGGAGCATATgagagatgatgatgatgcaGATGAAACAATGTATGAGGTGGCTGTACATAGAGATCGAAATGTCTCACGAGGTGGTGTAAAATTGGGAAAGAAGCTTGAATTTTTAAGAGGTGATGAATTTGGAACTGATAGTTTCGAGGGTTTCCCTCTGCCTCTAAAGAATGATTTACATGCCTATGGAAAGAACAGGAATGTGAAGCAGATGTCAGATATTAAGGGCTTGGCAACTAAGTCATCCAGTGCTAGAACTTCTAACAATTATGGCAAAAGGATCAAGTACCATGAGAGTGTTCAGCAATCTGAAGTTGAAGATCAGATGAAGTCTGCAAAAGGTCGAGCTTCATATCTGTCACTAAAAGAACATCGAGTTGACTTAGCGGATCGTGCTGAGCCTTTTTGGCATAACAGAACCCAAGTAGAGGCCTTTTCTGTGGACCCATCCTTTAAATATGATGATTGGAATGCTAGAAGCAAGAAATGGAAGACGGGGAGGGAATCTCCTGATGTCAAAATTAAATCTTATAGAACAGCGTCTCCCCAGATGAGTGATAGATTGTTTCATTCAGAGTATAGAACAAAACCATCAGAGGAGAAGATCAGAGGGAGTTCTTCACAGAATGGAGGATCAAATGTGGCAGCACTGAAGGGTGTTAGAATGTTTGTAAAAAGTGAGGAGACAGAATCTGACTCATCGGAGCAAGTTGATGAAGAAGCAGATAACGACCCTTTGATGAGGAGCAAGCTGGCTTACCCTACTGGCGTCCTGGAAGGCAGTCGGACCTCTTTTGTGAAATCTGGTCTAGATCCTAAAAAggtcaaatttattaataaaaataagaaggagAGCACTCGGGCTCTGGATGGAATCATACGCTCCACAAAGAAGATGGGTGACTTTGGTGAACATTTGAGAATATCAGAAGTAGAAAGCTACTCTTCAAAAGTAAAGCAGAAGGGTAAGATGCGTGATACCAGTCACTTGCATAGCTCTGAAGCTAGATTGGAAGACAGCTATTTCTCTGGCTCTGGACAGttaaatgatgatgatgataggAAACAAACACACAAATTGGGGAAGAGTGGCCATATCCGAGCAGAAACTGGTGAAAGGTTACACATGTCCTCATCAAAGGCCTATTCTGCAGAGAGAAGGCAGAAATTGGAAGTTGACTATGAATACCCTGCCTTTCGGTCAAATTACTTGCATGTTGATGAGAGAGACGATCCTCTTGAAACACGTTTATTGGCAGATGATGGTGGATTTGCTAGTAGATTGGGCAGGAAAAACATTGAAGCATTTGGAAGTGATAATCATGAAAGATTTGACAGCCCATCACTAGGGTATAACTCAGCTTCGAAGAAGCGGAAAGGGAAGGAAGGTGTTGCGAAGGTGGATGGGGCTGATGAATATGATTACCTGCACTCTAACCCTCAGCAGCAAATTGATGAATCCACTTACTTCAGGAAACGAGGAAAGAGAAAATTGGAGGATGACGGAGGTTCTTTGGATATGGGGACTTCTGAGACACCTATAACAGAAATGGGAGCAACAGATTTGGAGTTGGATACCAAGCCACAGAAAAAACCATTTACTTTGATCACGCCTACTGTTCATACTGGCTTCTCATTTTCCATTGTACATCTTCTGTCAGCAGTTCGCATGGCAATGATTACCCCTCTCCCAGAAGATTCCTTAGAGGTGGGAAGACAGAAACCTAGTGGGGAGCAGAGTGGAAAGCAAGATGCCCTTAATGGGATCCATTCTCATGAGAATGTGGATATCAATAACCCAGAGCATTCTGGACAACTGAGTTTGCCTTCTCTTACTGTTCAGGAGATTGTCAACCGTGTGAGATCAAACCCTGGAGATCCTTGTATTCTTGAGACACAAGAGCCTCTTCAGGATTTGGTTAGGGGAGTTTTGAAGATATTTTCATCCAAAACAGCACCTCTAGGAGCAAAGGGTTGGAAGGCACTTGTGTTCTATGAAAAATCCACAAAAAGTTGGTCCTGGATCGGTCCTGTTTCTCAGAGTTCATTAGATCATGAGACCATTGAGGAGGTGACGTCTCCTGAAGCTTGGGGTCTTCCTCATAAAATGCTTGTGAAGTTGGTTGATTCATTTGCTAATTGGCTGAAAAGTGGTCAAGAGACCCTTCAACAGATAGGAAGTCTTCCTCCACCACCTGTGTCATTGATGCAATTCAACCTGGATGAGAAAGAAAGGTTCAGGGACCTGAGAGCTCAGAAGAGTCTCACCACCATTAGCCCAAGCTCTGAAGAAGTGAGAGCCTATTTCCGTAAGGAGGAAGTTCTTAGATATTCAGTTCCTGACAGGGCCTTCTCTTATACAGCTGCTGATGGTAGAAAGTCCATTGTTGCTCCTTTGAGAAGATGTGGTGGTAAACCAACATCAAAAGCCCGAGACCATTTTCTGCTGAAACGCGATCGGCCACCCCATGTTACAATTCTTTGCCTGGTGAGAGATGCGGCTGCCAGATTGCCTGGAAGTATTGGTACCAGAGCAGATGTTTGTACGTTGATAAGAGATTCTCAGTATATTGTGGAAGATGTTCCTGATTCACAAGTTAATCAAATTGTTAGTGGAGCCCTGGATCGTTTGCATTATGAGCGTGATCCCTGTGTACAATTTGATGGGGAAAGGAAATTGTGGGTTTATTTacacagagagagagaagaagaagattttGAAGATGATGGTACTTCATCtacaaagaaatggaagaggCAAAAGAAAGACACTGGTGAGCAGTTTGACCAAGGAACTGTAACTGTAGCTTACCATGGTGCCGGGGAGCAAACTGGGTTTGATTTATCCTCTGATTTAAATGTTGAGCCATCCAGCATAGACGATGATAAAAGAGTGGATCCTGTGTATGACAATGTTAGGCAAAACGTGGAGGACAATGTGGAAACTGATCATGGGGCTGAACAAGGTAACTTGCATGAGGGTCAGCCAGTGGTTTGGGAAGCTATTGCCTTGAATCCTATGCGAGAGAACAAATTATTATGCCAAGAAAATTCCAcaaatgaagattttgatgatgaaacaTTTGGCAGGGAAAGGACGGTTGGACTTTTGAGTGCAAGTTTATTATGA
- the LOC117915990 gene encoding putative respiratory burst oxidase homolog protein H, which yields MARITEPGENDSTKWMLQIVDIDNMEEVPINDGDQVRSSTAESQNGETSLNESESIVKRRNEAQGNVPGLGRSTSGAARGLNSLRFLDRTTTGKEGDAWKPVQKRFKQHAVEGKLYKEKFGVCIGMGDSKEFAGELFDALARRRKINTENGISEEELRQFWEDMTDRDLDSRLQIFFDMCDKNGDGKLSEDEVKEVIMLSASTNKLSNLKQHAAEYAALIMEELDPDNHGHIEMWQLETLLRGMVGGSEEGPKFNKRAQTLSRTMIPKKYRTPVSKHLSKTQEFLQDNWKRVWLVTLWLSINLTLFIWKFNQYKTKKAFKIMGYCLCTAKGAAETLKFNMALILIPVCRRTLTKLRSTFLSALIPFDDNINFHKLIALAIAIGVFIHTIMHVTCDFPRLISCPPRKFRRILGPQFNFKQPTYGDLLESITGTTGILMIVMMSFSFTLATHSFRRNVIKLPWPFHHLAGFNAFWYAHHLLVLVYVLLVIHGYFLILSRNWYMKTTWMYVMVPVLFYASERTLTSVHEHNHQVGIIKATIYTGNVLALYMTKPPGFKYKSGMYLFVKCPDVSNFEWHPFSITSAPGNDYLSVHIRTLGDWTTEIKKRFAKVCEPPSAQPKKGALMRMETRAATETGDVQAGFPRIIIKGPYGAPAQNYKKYDILLLIGLGIGATPFISIMKDLLNDIKPNDSDSSYSDAHEATKKGPERVYFYWVTREQGSFEWFKGVMNDVAEYDHGHMIEMHNYLTSMYEEGDARSALIAMVQSLQHAKNGVDVVSESRIKAHFARPNWKKVFSHLASTHQSAKIGVFYCGSPTLAKPLRQLCKEFSLNSSTRFHFHKENF from the exons ATGGCCCGCATCACGGAGCCAGGCGAAAACGATTCAACAAAGTGGATGCTTCAGATAGTTGATATCGATAATATGGAGGAGGTTCCCATTAATGACGGTGATCAGGTGAGGAGCTCCACCGCAGAATCTCAAAATGGGGAGACTTCTTTGAATGAGAGTGAAAGCATTGTAAAAAGGAGGAACGAAGCTCAGGGAAATGTCCCTGGTTTGGGAAGGTCTACGTCCGGAGCTGCAAGAGGGCTTAACAGCTTACGGTTTCTCGATAGGACAACCACGGGAAAGGAAGGGGATGCGTGGAAGCCTGTCCAGAAACGCTTCAAGCAACATGCAGTTGAGGGAAAGCTCtacaaagaaaaatttggaGTCTGTATCG GAATGGGGGATTCAAAGGAATTCGCTGGGGAGCTGTTTGATGCCTTGGCGAGACGCAGAAAGATTAACACAGAAAATGGGATATCTGAGGAAGAATTGAGACAGTTTTGGGAAGACATGACCGATCGAGACCTTGATTCCAgacttcaaattttctttgacat GTGTGACAAGAATGGTGATGGAAAACTTTCAGAGGATGAAGTAAAGGAG GTGATAATGTTGAGTGCCTCCACAAACAAGCTATCAAATCTTAAGCAACATGCAGCCGAATATGCAGCTTTAATCATGGAAGAGCTTGATCCTGACAATCATGGTCACATAGAG ATGTGGCAACTAGAAACTCTATTAAGAGGAATGGTGGGTGGCTCTGAAGAAGGCCCCAAGTTCAACAAGAGAGCCCAAACGCTATCAAGAACCATGATCCCGAAAAAATACAGGACTCCAGTTAGCAAACATCTATCTAAAACCCAAGAATTTCTCCAGGACAACTGGAAGAGGGTTTGGCTTGTCACATTATGGCTCTCCATAAACTTGACGCTCTTCATTTGGAAGTTCAATCAATACAAGACAAAAAAGGCATTCAAGATCATGGGTTACTGTCTCTGCACTGCCAAGGGTGCTGCTGAGACCCTCAAATTCAATATGGCTCTCATTCTCATTCCTGTCTGTAGAAGAACCCTAACTAAGCTCAGATCAACATTTCTCAGCGCCTTAATCCCTTTCGATGACAACATAAACTTCCACAAGTTAATTGCTCTGGCAATCGCAATTGGGGTTTTTATCCATACCATAATGCATGTAACCTGTGATTTTCCAAGATTGATTTCATGTCCACCCCGGAAGTTCAGGAGAATTCTTGGACCTCAGTTCAACTTCAAGCAGCCAACTTATGGCGACCTGCTGGAAAGTATTACAGGCACAACTGGGATTCTCATGATTGTTATGATGAGTTTCTCCTTCACACTGGCAACTCACTCTTTTAGGAGGAATGTTATCAAGCTTCCGTGGCCATTCCACCATTTGGCTGGATTTAATGCCTTCTGGTATGCACATCATTTGCTGGTCCTCGTCTATGTTCTCTTGGTCATCCATGGCTACTTCCTGATTCTCAGTAGGAACTGGTACATGAAGACG ACATGGATGTACGTCATGGTCCCTGTACTCTTCTACGCCAGTGAGAGAACACTCACCTCAGTTCATGAGCACAATCACCAGGTTGGCATAATCAAG GCTACAATTTACACAGGAAATGTTCTAGCACTATACATGACCAAACCTCCCGGATTCAAGTACAAGAGTGGAATGTATCTGTTTGTCAAGTGTCcagatgtatcaaattttgaatg GCATCCCTTCTCTATCACTTCTGCCCCAGGAAATGACTACTTGAGCGTCCACATTCGAACCTTGGGAGACTGGACTACAGAGATCAAAAAAAGATTTGCAAAG GTTTGCGAACCTCCATCTGCACAACCGAAAAAGGGGGCTCTAATGAGAATGGAAACCAGAGCAGCAACAGAAACCGGCGATGTACAAGCAGG ATTTCCAAGGATCATCATCAAAGGACCTTATGGAGCCCCTGCTCAGAACTACAAGAAGTATGATATCCTCTTGCTGATTGGCCTGGGAATTGGAGCTACTCCATTCATCAGCATTATGAAAGACCTCCTTAATGACATCAAGCCAAATGATTCG GATTCATCCTACAGCGACGCGCATGAGGCAACTAAAAAGGGTCCTGAAAGAGTGTATTTCTATTGGGTGACAAGGGAACAAGGCTCCTTTGAATGGTTTAAAGGTGTCATGAACGATGTTGCAGAGTATGACCATGGT CATATGATAGAAATGCACAACTACTTGACCAGCATGTATGAAGAAGGAGATGCACGGTCTGCACTTATTGCCATGGTGCAGTCACTGCAGCATGCCAAGAATGGAGTTGATGTCGTCTCAGAAAGCCGG ATCAAGGCGCATTTTGCAAGACCCAATTGGAAAAAGGTGTTTAGTCACTTGGCTAGTACTCACCAATCTGCTAAAATAG GTGTCTTCTATTGTGGAAGTCCGACCCTCGCCAAACCACTGAGGCAGCTCTGCAAAGAGTTCAGTCTAAATTCATCAACACGATTTCATTTTCACAAGGAGAACTTCTAG
- the LOC117916726 gene encoding WUSCHEL-related homeobox 3: protein MSPAASSRWCPTPEQLMILEEMYRGGVRTPNASQIQQITAHLSFYGKIEGKNVFYWFQNHKARDRQKLRRKLSKQLQQQQQFHQHHHQPLQQQNQRNQPLLHYLDPPVYSAFHQLFNYNTSPFLPQGGVVEDQAPVINYTWKMDIPGVETSEMEKSMMRMYSHEWMMMADMPPTPSTPCCNSNRPLKTLQLFPITATPNVKEDSTTTS, encoded by the exons ATGTCTCCAGCAGCCTCATCAAGGTGGTGTCCAACCCCAGAGCAGCTCATGATCTTGGAGGAAATGTATAGGGGAGGAGTGAGAACTCCCAATGCTTCTCAGATTCAACAGATCACTGCCCACCTCTCTTTCTATGGCAAGATTGAAGGCAAGAACGTCTTCTACTGGTTTCAGAATCACAAAGCAAGAGACAGACAGAAGCTCCGCAGGAAACTTAGCAAGCAGCTGCAGCAACAACAACAGTTTCACCAACACCATCACCAGCCGCTGCAGCAACAAAATCAACGCAATCAACCCCTCCTTCATTACCTTGACCCTCCTGTCTATTCTGCTTTCCATCAACTTTTCAATTATAACACAAGCCCCTTTCTTCCTCAg GGAGGAGTAGTTGAAGATCAAGCACCAGTGATAAACTACACATGGAAGATGGACATCCCTGGAGTGGAGACAAGCGAGATGGAGAAGTCGATGATGAGAATGTACAGCCATGAGTGGATGATGATGGCGGACATGCCCCCAACTCCCAGTACTCCTTGCTGCAACAGTAACAGACCCCTGAAAACTCTACAACTCTTCCCAATCACAGCAACTCCCAATGTCAAAGAAGACTCCACGACCACCTCCTAA
- the LOC117916617 gene encoding embryo-specific protein ATS3A-like, which yields MGMKHCKEISVFCVLFIAFGADTLGLAVGESLTPEKKKNCTYVVTVETTCTNGADTSNHVSIRFGDTNSNDVVVQHLNTKHVTRLDPLKPAGLDDTPIKPFQACTVDEFQLTGQCVESPICYLYLKLIGTDDWRPGFAQIRVLEGDHLSSKYFYFRRYLPRHVWHGSDVCDREVTPFGIRHKRRVFGKKPDDEHLVMVP from the exons ATGGGGATGAAGCATTGCAAAGAAATCTCAGTGTTTTGTGTGCTTTTCATTGCTTTTGGTGCAGATACTCTTGGACTTGCTGTGGGTGAGAGTCTGACGCCTGAAAAGAAG AAAAATTGTACCTATGTGGTTACGGTGGAAACAACATGCACCAATGGCGCTGATACCTCAAACCATGTCAGCATAAGATTTGGTGACACAAATTCGAACGACGTTGTGGTGCAACATCTAAACACCAAGCATGTGACGAGGTTGGATCCATTAAAGCCTGCAGGCCTAGACGACACGCCCATAAAACCATTCCAAGCTTGCACAGTAGATGAATTCCAACTGACGGGCCAATGCGTGGAATCACCCATATGCTACCTCTACCTCAAATTGATCGGAACTGATGATTGGCGACCTGGGTTTGCGCAGATTCGAGTCTTAGAGGGGGATCATCTCAGCTCAAAATACTTCTATTTTCGTCGGTATTTGCCTAGGCATGTCTGGCATGGTTCAGACGTTTGTGACAGAGAGGTTACTCCCTTTGGGATCAGGCACAAGAGGAGGGTTTTTGGGAAGAAGCCAGATGATGAACATTTAGTGATGGTGCCATAG
- the LOC117915820 gene encoding laccase-17-like, whose product MGASFLPLPAFLGVLLSCVTFCLLPEIALAKDTGLTRHYKFEIKLQNVTRLCHTKSIVTVNGRFPGPRIVAREGDHLLIKVVNHVQDNISIHWHGIRQLQSGWADGPAYVTQCPIQTGQSYVYNFTIVGQRGTLFWHAHISWLRSTLYGPIIILPRRNASYPFEKPHKGVPIIFGEWWNADPEAVISQALQTGGGPNVSDAYTINGLPGPLYNCSAKDTFKLKVKPNKTYLLRFINAALNDELFFSIANHTLTVVDVDAIYVKPFETKTLLITPGQTTNVLLKTKPNFPNATFLMTARPYVTGLGTFDNSTVAGILEYELPSGSPHSTLFIKKLPLFKPTLPPLNDTSFAANFTSKLRSLASPQFPANVPQKVDRHFFFTVGLGSSPCDQNQTCQGPNGTKFSASFNNISFALPTTALLQAHFFGQSNGVYKPDFPITPIIPFNYTGTPPNNTLVSNGTKVVVLPFNTSVELVVQDTSILGAESHPLHLHGFNFFVVGQGFGNYDPNKDPAKFNLVDPIERNTVGVPSGGWVAIRFLADNPGVWLMHCHLEIHTSWGLKMAWVVLDGKLPNQKLPPPPADLPQC is encoded by the exons atgggtgcttcttttcttccattgccAGCATTTTTGGGAGTTCTCCTCTCATGCGTAACATTTTGTCTCCTTCCTGAGATTGCACTAGCCAAAGACACTGGCTTGACCAGGCACTACAAGTTTGAG ATCAAGTTGCAAAACGTGACACGACTGTGCCACACAAAGAGCATTGTAACAGTGAATGGGCGGTTTCCTGGGCCTCGAATTGTAGCTAGGGAGGGTGACCATCTTCTTATTAAAGTAGTTAACCATGTCCAAGATAATATCTCCATCCATTG GCATGGCATTAGGCAGCTTCAAAGTGGGTGGGCTGATGGGCCAGCGTATGTGACGCAGTGCCCCATTCAAACTGGTCAGAGCTATGTCTACAACTTCACCATTGTTGGCCAGAGAGGGACTCTATTCTGGCATGCTCACATCTCATGGCTAAGGTCGACTCTCTATGGTCCCATAATCATTCTTCCAAGGCGTAATGCATCCTATCCATTTGAGAAGCCTCACAAGGGAGTCCCCATCATCTTTG GAGAATGGTGGAATGCAGATCCTGAAGCTGTTATTAGCCAGGCCCTGCAAACCGGTGGGGGGCCTAATGTGTCTGATGCCTATACCATCAATGGACTTCCCGGACCCTTATATAATTGCTCTGCCAAAG ATACATTCAAGCTCAAGGTGAAACCAAACAAGACTTACCTCCTCCGCTTCATCAATGCGGCACTCAATGATGAGCTCTTCTTCAGTATAGCAAACCACACTCTCACAGTCGTAGATGTCGATGCCATTTATGTTAAACCTTTTGAGACTAAGACCCTTCTCATTACCCCCGGACAGACCACAAATGTTCTTCTCAAGACCAAACCCAATTTCCCAAATGCCACCTTCCTCATGACTGCTAGGCCATATGTGACCGGTCTTGGCACCTTTGACAACTCCACTGTAGCTGGTATCCTTGAATATGAATTACCATCTGGTTCCCCTCACTCTACTTTATTCATCAAAAAGCTTCCACTCTTCAAACCAACTCTTCCCCCTCTCAATGACACTTCATTTGCTGCCAACTTCACAAGTAAACTCCGAAGCTTAGCAAGCCCTCAATTCCCTGCCAACGTCCCCCAGAAAGTTGACAGGCACTTCTTCTTCACAGTTGGACTTGGATCAAGCCCATGTGACCAAAATCAAACCTGCCAAGGGCCTAATGGAACCAAATTCTCAGCTTCATTTAACAACATATCCTTTGCACTTCCAACCACAGCCCTCCTCCAAGCCCACTTCTTTGGGCAATCAAATGGTGTTTACAAACCTGACTTCCCTATCACTCCGATCATTCCCTTTAACTATACTGGAACCCCACCAAACAACACTCTGGTGAGCAATGGAACCAAAGTGGTGGTTCTACCATTCAACACCAGTGTGGAGCTTGTCGTGCAGGACACTAGCATTCTTGGTGCTGAAAGCCATCCTCTCCACCTGCATGGCTTCAACTTCTTTGTTGTTGGCCAAGGTTTTGGAAACTATGATCCCAATAAAGACCCTGCAAAATTCAATCTTGTCGACCCCATTGAGAGGAACACCGTGGGAGTGCCCTCTGGGGGTTGGGTTGCCATTCGGTTTCTAGCAGACAACCCAG GGGTATGGTTGATGCATTGCCACCTGGAAATCCACACCAGCTGGGGCTTGAAGATGGCCTGGGTTGTCTTAGATGGAAAGCTCCCCAATCAGAAGTTGCCTCCTCCACCAGCAGATCTTCCCCAATGTTGA